In Paenibacillus ihbetae, the following are encoded in one genomic region:
- a CDS encoding nitroreductase family protein, translating to MNVNLDSKQDFLTVAKERHAVKRYDRTYRMSEDDIKELLRIASQAPSAWNLQHWHFLVVTDQASKDVLLGIANGQRQVVEASATVAILGDLQADRNAESIFEADVQAGRLTPEIKANLILQIQGAYTNKPNWARDQAFSNASLAAMQLMLAAKAMGLDSCPMSGFNPDKLIEAFAIPDRYVPVMLVAIGKAAEPARPSVRRPVEEKIHWNGFGS from the coding sequence ATGAACGTAAACCTCGACAGCAAGCAGGATTTTTTGACCGTAGCAAAAGAAAGGCATGCCGTAAAGCGTTATGACCGCACTTATCGGATGAGCGAAGACGATATCAAAGAGCTGCTCCGAATCGCTTCGCAAGCACCTTCCGCCTGGAATCTGCAGCACTGGCATTTCCTCGTCGTGACGGATCAAGCGAGTAAGGATGTCCTCCTCGGTATTGCGAACGGACAACGGCAGGTCGTCGAAGCATCGGCGACCGTGGCGATTCTCGGGGATTTGCAAGCCGATCGGAATGCGGAGAGCATATTCGAAGCGGATGTGCAGGCAGGTCGGTTAACTCCGGAGATAAAGGCAAATCTGATCCTGCAAATCCAGGGAGCCTATACGAACAAACCTAACTGGGCGCGGGATCAGGCCTTCTCCAATGCCTCGCTTGCCGCCATGCAGCTGATGCTCGCCGCAAAAGCGATGGGACTGGACTCTTGTCCGATGAGCGGCTTTAATCCGGATAAACTGATCGAGGCCTTCGCGATTCCCGACCGTTACGTGCCGGTCATGCTCGTTGCCATCGGTAAGGCAGCAGAGCCGGCTCGGCCTTCCGTAAGACGGCCGGTCGAAGAGAAGATTCATTGGAATGGATTCGGATCGTAG
- the nhaC gene encoding Na+/H+ antiporter NhaC, translated as MDRQLGFVQSIILIVFILVFLFVSIFIFKAEPHIPLLGATIGTAAILRLYGFSWKKLESSIIQGIQSAIMPILILSLIGILIAVWMMSGTVPTILYYGLDYIEPHYFAVSALYVTIMVSMFTGSSFTTVSTVGVALMGIAMTTGISLPLAAGAIVSGACFGDKMSPLSDTTNFAPAVASISLFTHIRNMMYTTVPALIITTILFLLIPTTGSVDLSSIQSIKESLQDGFHLHWLTLLSPLAVIVCSAKRIPILPTLIAGIVTGLLITAFVQQQTTISSWFSVMQGGYKSSIVNETVAQIVNRGGLQSMMGSVSLILIALSLGGLLQHCGVIEALFRKWIEPIKRRSSIVLMTGASSIAVNGMTGEQYLSILLPGQMFKDEYTRRQIPAKTLSRTLEDCGTLVNPLIPWGVSGAFFAATLGVPVLEYAPFAAFLWLSPIFTFGFALIPQLQRNSLGESK; from the coding sequence ATGGACCGACAGCTTGGCTTTGTACAAAGTATCATTCTTATCGTTTTCATTCTTGTTTTTCTGTTCGTTTCGATCTTTATATTCAAGGCAGAACCTCATATCCCGCTTCTGGGCGCAACGATCGGAACTGCCGCCATATTACGCCTATACGGATTCTCCTGGAAAAAGCTTGAATCCTCTATCATACAAGGCATACAATCCGCGATTATGCCGATCCTGATTCTTTCGCTTATCGGCATATTAATTGCCGTTTGGATGATGAGTGGAACCGTGCCGACCATCCTGTATTACGGGCTGGATTATATCGAACCGCATTATTTTGCAGTGAGCGCGCTATATGTCACGATCATGGTATCGATGTTTACCGGCAGCTCGTTCACCACGGTCAGCACGGTCGGCGTCGCCTTGATGGGAATTGCCATGACGACGGGAATTTCGCTTCCTCTGGCCGCAGGAGCCATTGTCTCGGGTGCCTGTTTCGGGGATAAAATGTCTCCGCTGTCCGATACGACGAATTTCGCGCCTGCCGTGGCCAGCATCTCTTTATTTACTCATATTCGTAATATGATGTATACCACGGTGCCCGCGTTAATCATCACAACGATATTATTTCTTCTGATCCCGACAACCGGATCTGTCGATTTAAGCTCTATTCAGTCCATCAAGGAGTCGCTGCAAGACGGGTTTCATCTTCACTGGTTAACGCTGCTGTCCCCCCTCGCGGTCATTGTATGCTCCGCAAAGCGTATACCGATCCTTCCTACACTAATAGCAGGCATCGTTACCGGACTGTTGATAACGGCATTCGTTCAACAGCAAACCACGATAAGCAGCTGGTTTAGCGTGATGCAGGGCGGTTACAAAAGTAGCATCGTGAATGAAACTGTAGCTCAGATCGTGAATCGTGGCGGCCTGCAATCGATGATGGGGTCGGTATCTCTGATCCTGATTGCTCTATCATTAGGCGGATTGCTGCAGCACTGCGGAGTCATCGAAGCCTTGTTCCGTAAATGGATTGAGCCGATAAAACGGCGCAGCAGCATTGTTCTTATGACCGGTGCATCATCGATCGCCGTTAACGGCATGACAGGGGAGCAGTATTTATCCATCCTGCTGCCGGGCCAAATGTTTAAGGATGAGTATACCCGCAGACAAATACCGGCCAAAACCCTGTCACGAACCTTGGAGGATTGCGGAACCCTCGTCAACCCTCTGATACCTTGGGGCGTCAGCGGAGCTTTCTTCGCTGCGACCCTTGGCGTTCCGGTTCTTGAATATGCCCCATTCGCTGCATTCCTATGGTTAAGTCCGATATTCACGTTCGGCTTTGCCTTGATTCCGCAATTACAGCGGAACTCGCTTGGAGAAAGTAAATGA
- a CDS encoding PadR family transcriptional regulator: protein MHPISNVEFMLLQMIAESRQASGYDIKKLVDQRGYREWANIGTTSIYVGLKKLSDKGWIAAEESDEKSGKGPTPTRYVLTEAGMARLKDEILDSLSSARERDNRFDLGLAAIPFIGNDLAIAALRNRLDFLREASEGIRQKFESQGGVRLPLHVRALFLHPLSLIESEQAFVASLINELSKEARKDEHDH from the coding sequence ATGCACCCTATTTCCAACGTCGAATTTATGCTGCTGCAAATGATCGCGGAATCCCGTCAGGCTTCGGGCTACGATATCAAGAAGTTAGTCGATCAACGAGGCTATCGGGAATGGGCGAACATCGGCACGACCTCGATCTACGTCGGACTGAAGAAACTGAGCGATAAAGGATGGATTGCAGCCGAGGAATCCGACGAAAAATCCGGCAAGGGACCAACGCCGACCCGGTATGTCCTTACCGAAGCCGGCATGGCCCGGCTGAAAGATGAGATCCTTGACAGTTTGTCGTCGGCACGCGAGCGCGACAATCGCTTCGATCTCGGCTTGGCCGCTATACCTTTTATCGGGAACGACTTGGCCATAGCCGCATTGCGTAATAGGTTGGATTTTCTTCGGGAGGCTTCAGAAGGCATACGGCAAAAATTCGAATCCCAGGGCGGCGTTCGATTGCCCCTGCACGTAAGGGCGCTGTTCTTGCATCCGCTCAGCCTGATAGAGAGCGAGCAAGCGTTTGTTGCCAGTTTAATTAACGAATTGTCGAAGGAGGCCAGGAAGGATGAGCACGATCATTGA
- a CDS encoding BtrH N-terminal domain-containing protein has product MSTIIEGFVPYPGEHCETTAMGNLMQFAGVRLSEPMLFGLGQGLGFIYWDSKGMDFPFIGGRVKVDQLTANLAAILGLTVNVQETSSVDKAWRNVRGSIERGIPVGLKLDSYYLDYFTSKVHFAGHYAVLYGVDDEYAYMADTGQQGSLVKTRLTSLAEARNAKGPMSSRNRSFTLEPIDALPPLAPALRQSLTKNAQDYLNPPIRNIGNKGIVKMSKEILKWPSRSSHFEHDLCLTALLMERAGTGGALFRNLYRDYLKECADQLADPRIEQAYLLFTKIAPMWVSVSALIDRAGRTGSHQELQQASKLLLEIADKERTAMELLL; this is encoded by the coding sequence ATGAGCACGATCATTGAAGGTTTCGTTCCTTACCCAGGCGAACATTGCGAAACGACGGCCATGGGCAATTTAATGCAATTTGCGGGAGTCCGGCTGTCAGAGCCGATGCTGTTCGGACTCGGACAAGGGCTCGGATTCATTTATTGGGACTCGAAGGGAATGGATTTTCCGTTCATCGGCGGAAGAGTGAAGGTGGATCAGTTGACGGCCAATCTCGCCGCCATCCTGGGTTTGACCGTTAACGTTCAAGAAACATCCTCCGTCGACAAAGCATGGCGGAACGTACGGGGCTCCATCGAACGCGGAATTCCGGTCGGGCTGAAACTGGATTCGTATTACTTGGACTACTTCACGAGCAAAGTGCACTTTGCCGGTCACTATGCGGTCCTATACGGCGTGGATGACGAATATGCCTACATGGCGGATACCGGGCAACAGGGCAGTCTGGTGAAGACGCGTTTGACAAGCTTGGCCGAAGCCAGAAATGCCAAGGGGCCCATGAGTTCCCGGAATCGTTCCTTTACGCTCGAGCCGATTGACGCCTTACCTCCGCTCGCTCCCGCTTTACGCCAATCCTTGACCAAGAATGCGCAGGACTATCTGAACCCGCCCATTCGCAATATCGGAAATAAAGGCATCGTGAAAATGAGCAAAGAAATCCTGAAGTGGCCTTCCCGCAGCAGCCATTTCGAGCATGATTTATGCCTGACCGCTTTGCTGATGGAGCGGGCGGGAACCGGCGGCGCTTTGTTTCGGAATCTGTATCGGGATTACTTGAAGGAATGCGCCGATCAATTAGCAGACCCGCGAATCGAGCAAGCCTACCTTTTGTTTACGAAGATCGCTCCAATGTGGGTCAGTGTCTCTGCATTAATCGACCGTGCGGGAAGAACAGGCAGCCACCAGGAACTGCAGCAGGCTTCCAAGCTCTTGCTCGAGATTGCGGATAAAGAACGAACAGCCATGGAGTTATTGTTGTAA